The following proteins are co-located in the Dyadobacter chenwenxiniae genome:
- the galU gene encoding UTP--glucose-1-phosphate uridylyltransferase GalU: protein MIRKAVIPAAGLGTRFLPATKSMPKEMLPIIDIPTIQYVVQEAVDSGIEDILIISGKGKRAIEDHFDRNVELESRLEEKEDLLWFNEMRRLADMANVHFVRQKEANGLGDAIYYARHHVGNEPFAVLLGDTIMDSVIPVTQQLMDTYEQYGGSVIAVEEVPADKVNRYGIVGGTSLSDTIMELSALVEKPAIDVAPSNLAIAGRYILTPEIFKTIEQTPKGKNNEIQLTDSMLLLLKRENIYAHRIEGKRHDIGDKLDYLKTTVEFALKRKEFAEPFRKFLIDILNK, encoded by the coding sequence ATGATTCGCAAAGCTGTAATTCCTGCTGCCGGACTTGGAACGCGTTTCCTGCCTGCGACCAAATCGATGCCCAAAGAGATGCTTCCCATTATCGACATTCCTACAATCCAATATGTGGTGCAGGAAGCGGTTGATTCGGGAATTGAGGACATTTTAATCATTTCAGGAAAAGGAAAACGCGCCATTGAAGATCATTTCGACCGCAATGTCGAACTGGAAAGCCGTTTGGAAGAAAAGGAAGATTTATTATGGTTCAATGAAATGCGCCGTCTGGCCGACATGGCCAATGTGCATTTTGTCCGCCAGAAAGAAGCCAATGGACTTGGCGATGCCATATATTATGCCCGTCATCACGTTGGCAATGAACCATTTGCAGTGCTATTGGGAGATACGATTATGGATTCTGTAATTCCGGTTACACAGCAGTTGATGGATACTTACGAGCAGTATGGCGGTTCTGTTATCGCAGTGGAAGAAGTGCCCGCGGATAAAGTAAATCGCTACGGGATCGTGGGCGGAACGTCACTGAGCGACACGATTATGGAATTAAGCGCATTGGTTGAAAAACCTGCCATCGACGTTGCTCCTTCTAACCTTGCCATCGCCGGCCGTTACATTCTGACGCCGGAGATTTTCAAAACCATTGAGCAGACACCAAAAGGAAAAAACAACGAAATTCAGCTTACGGATTCCATGTTGCTGCTCTTGAAACGTGAAAACATTTACGCCCACCGCATCGAAGGCAAGCGTCATGACATTGGTGATAAGTTGGATTATTTGAAAACGACTGTTGAATTTGCTTTAAAGAGGAAGGAATTCGCAGAGCCGTTTAGAAAGTTCTTGATTGATATTTTAAATAAGTAG
- a CDS encoding YceI family protein: protein MATTTWVIDPTHSEVQFKVKHLVISTVTGAFKTFEGSIETENEDFNGANVQFSADIDSIDTNQAQRDEHLKSADFFDAAKHPKLSIKGTLVKKGDESYTLKGDLTVKDVTKAVEFAVEYGGNMTDFYGNNKSGFEISGKLNRKEFGLEWSAVTEAGGVVVGDDVKLIANIQVVKQ from the coding sequence ATGGCTACTACAACCTGGGTAATTGACCCGACACATTCCGAAGTTCAGTTTAAAGTAAAACATTTGGTTATTTCAACCGTAACAGGCGCATTCAAAACATTCGAAGGTTCGATAGAAACAGAAAATGAAGATTTTAATGGTGCAAATGTTCAGTTTTCGGCCGACATTGACAGCATTGACACCAATCAGGCGCAACGTGACGAACATTTGAAATCAGCAGATTTCTTCGACGCAGCGAAACATCCTAAACTTTCTATCAAAGGAACTCTCGTTAAAAAAGGGGACGAAAGCTACACTTTAAAAGGTGATCTTACCGTGAAAGACGTTACCAAAGCAGTTGAATTTGCTGTTGAATATGGTGGTAACATGACCGATTTTTATGGTAATAACAAATCAGGATTCGAAATTTCCGGAAAACTTAACCGCAAAGAATTCGGTCTTGAATGGAGTGCGGTGACCGAAGCTGGTGGCGTGGTTGTAGGTGACGATGTAAAATTAATTGCGAACATTCAGGTTGTAAAGCAATAA
- a CDS encoding mevalonate kinase family protein, with translation MIIETRAYARAGLLGNPSDGFYGKTISISVRNFGASISLYESPELHIESEPQDESTFRSIFHLRDTVSMLGYNGGIPLIKAGIKKFGDYCEDNGIRLPNRNFTVRYRSSIPRQVGMSGSSAIVVALFRALMQFYKVEIPIEILPQLVMVTETEELGITAGLQDRVIQCYEGCVYMDFDKKLIDSRGYGTYERINPALLPKLYVAYNTNLSKVSGKVHSDVRTRFDRGETEVIDVLGQIAKKAADGREALIEGRAHDLHQLMNENFDLRCKIYNVPDSNKRLINAARACGASAKFAGSGGTIIGIYHDDDMLNQLFVELKKHNARVIKPFVV, from the coding sequence TTGATAATTGAAACTCGTGCTTATGCCCGTGCCGGGCTGCTAGGCAATCCTTCCGATGGTTTTTACGGAAAAACAATTTCCATTTCTGTCAGGAATTTTGGCGCTTCCATTTCACTATACGAATCTCCCGAGCTTCATATTGAGTCGGAGCCGCAGGATGAGAGCACATTTCGCAGCATCTTTCATTTGCGCGACACGGTCAGCATGCTCGGTTACAACGGCGGGATCCCGCTCATAAAAGCTGGAATAAAGAAGTTCGGTGACTATTGTGAAGACAATGGGATCAGGTTACCAAACCGCAATTTCACTGTTCGTTACCGCTCCTCTATTCCCCGCCAAGTCGGCATGTCAGGTTCCAGCGCGATCGTGGTAGCGTTGTTTCGGGCGCTGATGCAATTTTACAAAGTTGAAATCCCTATTGAGATCCTTCCGCAACTGGTCATGGTAACTGAAACCGAAGAGCTGGGTATTACGGCTGGATTACAGGATCGCGTTATCCAGTGTTATGAAGGTTGTGTATACATGGATTTTGATAAGAAACTGATCGATAGCCGGGGTTACGGAACCTATGAGCGCATTAATCCTGCATTGTTGCCCAAACTATATGTGGCTTACAACACCAATCTCAGCAAGGTTTCAGGGAAGGTCCATAGTGATGTGCGGACGCGTTTTGACCGCGGCGAAACCGAGGTGATTGATGTTCTCGGCCAGATTGCGAAGAAAGCTGCTGACGGCCGTGAAGCGTTAATCGAAGGTCGTGCACACGATTTGCACCAATTGATGAACGAAAATTTTGACCTGCGCTGCAAAATTTACAATGTGCCTGATTCGAATAAAAGACTGATTAATGCGGCAAGAGCATGCGGTGCTTCGGCCAAATTTGCAGGTTCAGGCGGAACGATCATTGGCATTTATCACGATGACGATATGCTGAACCAGCTTTTTGTGGAGCTGAAAAAACACAATGCAAGAGTAATCAAGCCATTTGTAGTTTAA
- a CDS encoding MFS transporter: protein MNVVTPVQPKISAVLTLPVIVASLGYFVDVYDLLLFNIVRVPSLKDLGLSEEEISRIGANIYNWQQAGLLIGGFMWGILGDKLGRRSVLFGSIFTYSLANIACGFANNVELYSLLRFVAGLGLAGELGAGITLIAEILPKELRGYGASVVASVGLAGAIAAFFAVKLTDWRIAYFIGGGMGLILLLLRINVLESIIFNKSIETRGKKPVPWWTIFTNWSRFVRYIRCMGIGLPTYMVIGIYSTFGNEFAKALGIAADVQAASCVLYTYIGVVTGDFFSGILSQWLRSRRKAILLMMSMTLAGVLWLLYGGIKSTVMLYACYVWLGFSIGYIAMFLTTTAEQFGTNLRATVTTSVANNVRATVLITLPLFQLLKPGWGVLNSGAMVGAICFSLALLSLWKMEETYGKELDYEEA from the coding sequence ATGAATGTCGTCACTCCTGTTCAACCGAAAATAAGTGCCGTTTTAACGCTTCCCGTGATCGTTGCCTCGCTGGGTTACTTCGTGGATGTGTATGATCTGCTGCTGTTCAACATTGTGCGTGTTCCCAGCCTCAAAGATCTGGGATTATCCGAAGAAGAAATTTCCCGAATAGGCGCAAACATTTATAACTGGCAGCAAGCCGGACTCCTTATCGGGGGCTTTATGTGGGGCATTTTAGGCGATAAATTGGGCAGAAGATCTGTTTTATTTGGGTCTATATTCACTTATTCGCTCGCTAATATTGCCTGCGGTTTCGCCAATAATGTTGAATTATATTCTTTGCTGAGATTTGTTGCAGGACTGGGACTTGCCGGGGAGCTCGGTGCAGGCATCACCCTTATTGCGGAAATTTTACCAAAAGAATTGCGTGGTTACGGCGCATCTGTCGTCGCTAGCGTCGGTTTGGCCGGTGCCATCGCAGCCTTTTTTGCAGTGAAGCTCACCGACTGGCGGATTGCTTATTTCATAGGAGGCGGAATGGGCTTGATACTGCTTCTTTTGCGTATTAACGTGCTGGAATCCATTATTTTTAATAAAAGCATTGAAACGCGCGGGAAAAAGCCGGTGCCCTGGTGGACGATCTTTACAAACTGGTCGCGGTTTGTGCGCTATATCCGCTGCATGGGAATCGGTTTGCCGACTTATATGGTGATCGGGATTTATTCAACATTTGGAAATGAGTTTGCGAAAGCGCTCGGAATAGCGGCGGACGTTCAGGCAGCCTCTTGTGTGCTTTACACCTACATTGGCGTAGTAACAGGTGACTTTTTCAGTGGCATTCTAAGTCAGTGGTTACGATCCAGGCGAAAAGCGATTTTATTAATGATGTCCATGACGCTTGCCGGTGTGTTATGGCTGCTTTATGGCGGCATAAAGTCCACTGTTATGCTGTACGCATGTTATGTATGGCTTGGCTTTTCCATTGGTTACATTGCCATGTTCCTGACCACAACGGCTGAACAATTCGGAACGAACTTGCGGGCAACGGTAACCACATCAGTGGCCAATAATGTGCGGGCAACGGTTTTGATCACACTCCCTCTTTTCCAGCTTTTAAAGCCAGGCTGGGGCGTTTTGAATTCGGGAGCAATGGTCGGCGCCATTTGCTTTTCGCTGGCACTGCTTTCCTTGTGGAAGATGGAAGAGACTTACGGGAAGGAATTGGACTACGAAGAAGCCTGA
- a CDS encoding hemolysin family protein, producing MAIQVLITLVLVLLNGFFVAAEFAIVKIRASQLEQKVQEGNAMAILSKKIVANLDGYLAATQFGITLASLGLGWIGEPVVSKILIGGMELVGISLDPELAHQIALPAAFAIITVLHIVFGELAPKSIAIQRPEATTLFLSYPLHGFYLVFRPVVWMLNGIANFILKGVGITPSHGSEVHSSDELRYLVQQQKDSGMIEAADYDLIKNAFNFSERIARQIMIPRPQVVGVDINDFNEAKLEKIIEEGYSRIPVYEDTLDQIVGVLHLKDLLLKMRQGKEIMITELVRPISSVHASKPIGAILRDFQVNRQQMAVIIDEYGGVDGIVTMEDILEELVGEIQDEYDNEVPIVKNESDNTYTVLGSASITDINDKLPQNISKEDDYETLAGYLIYKFGRIPAVGEKLKTKHFEFVVLKKQRATISQVKITVFDD from the coding sequence ATGGCTATCCAGGTTTTAATAACATTAGTACTCGTCTTGTTAAATGGTTTTTTCGTGGCGGCAGAGTTCGCAATCGTGAAAATCAGGGCTTCGCAATTGGAGCAGAAAGTGCAGGAGGGGAACGCTATGGCCATTTTGTCAAAAAAAATTGTCGCTAATCTGGACGGATATCTTGCTGCAACGCAATTCGGGATCACACTGGCCAGTCTTGGGTTGGGTTGGATAGGCGAACCGGTCGTCTCCAAAATACTGATCGGCGGCATGGAACTGGTGGGCATTTCGCTGGATCCAGAGCTTGCGCATCAGATCGCTTTGCCGGCTGCTTTTGCCATTATAACCGTCCTGCACATTGTTTTTGGTGAATTGGCACCGAAATCCATTGCAATCCAGCGCCCCGAAGCAACAACTTTATTCCTGTCTTATCCTTTGCACGGTTTTTATCTCGTTTTCAGACCGGTTGTCTGGATGTTAAACGGCATTGCTAACTTTATTCTCAAAGGTGTTGGCATCACGCCTTCGCACGGAAGCGAAGTGCATAGCAGTGATGAGCTACGCTATCTCGTTCAGCAACAGAAAGATAGCGGGATGATTGAAGCGGCAGATTATGATCTGATCAAAAATGCATTCAATTTTTCGGAACGGATTGCACGGCAAATTATGATTCCGCGGCCGCAGGTTGTGGGGGTTGACATTAATGATTTCAATGAGGCTAAACTGGAAAAAATCATTGAAGAAGGTTATTCCAGAATTCCGGTTTATGAAGATACATTAGATCAAATTGTTGGTGTCCTGCATTTGAAAGATTTACTGCTGAAAATGCGTCAAGGCAAGGAAATCATGATTACCGAACTTGTAAGACCTATTTCGAGCGTTCACGCGTCGAAGCCGATTGGTGCAATCCTTCGTGACTTTCAGGTTAACCGGCAACAAATGGCGGTAATCATCGACGAATATGGCGGTGTCGACGGCATTGTTACAATGGAAGACATTTTGGAAGAACTTGTTGGTGAAATCCAGGATGAATATGACAACGAAGTTCCGATTGTTAAAAACGAAAGCGATAACACCTATACAGTGCTAGGTTCGGCATCGATTACAGACATTAATGATAAACTGCCGCAGAACATTAGCAAGGAGGATGATTACGAAACGCTGGCTGGCTATCTGATTTATAAATTTGGCAGAATTCCGGCCGTGGGTGAGAAATTGAAGACTAAGCACTTTGAATTCGTCGTTTTGAAAAAACAGCGCGCGACTATTTCGCAAGTCAAGATTACGGTTTTTGATGATTGA
- a CDS encoding DUF6600 domain-containing protein, with translation MNTMRKLRILGLILLLLGGVSTRSKTQAQPGVNISFQTFYEELSPYGRWIRTPEYGSVWVPDAPSGFQPYSTAGYWEVTEYGNTWVSDYDWGWAPFHYGRWSYDDYNGWFWIPGYEWGPAWVNWRSGGGYYGWAPLGPGMQVNISVNLPSFWWVFVPQRYITSPRWHSYCAPRNRVSHYYGRTTIINNYYYNNNRTYVYGPRRDEIERVTRRSVSVREIDVRNRGRVVVAGNSRGNDRYDNSRGSNDRNSRYSESNRRSSTVDVGPDRSSRGNNDRNSRYEANRDDNNRRVEGSAPERRESPNDRFGNTPRNSPSERSDSRNNREYEAPTRAERAPERSIPDYGTERSNRSERSNESVNRSRESYEAPASRESRQERGSYEAPVQRESRSDRGSVNRGSSESRGSAPNERSSGGSDRGARSGGGGSERSSRGPR, from the coding sequence ATGAACACCATGCGAAAACTTCGGATCCTGGGCCTGATCTTGCTCCTGCTTGGCGGTGTTTCCACACGCAGCAAGACACAAGCTCAGCCCGGAGTTAACATTTCTTTTCAGACGTTTTACGAAGAATTATCTCCTTACGGAAGGTGGATACGGACGCCCGAATATGGCTCCGTTTGGGTGCCCGACGCGCCATCCGGCTTTCAACCCTACTCCACCGCAGGATACTGGGAAGTGACCGAATACGGTAATACGTGGGTTTCGGACTACGATTGGGGCTGGGCACCGTTTCACTATGGCCGCTGGTCTTATGATGATTACAACGGCTGGTTCTGGATACCCGGTTATGAATGGGGTCCTGCCTGGGTGAACTGGCGTTCGGGTGGCGGCTACTATGGCTGGGCACCGCTCGGACCTGGCATGCAGGTGAACATTTCGGTAAATCTTCCGTCTTTCTGGTGGGTTTTTGTGCCGCAACGTTACATTACAAGCCCACGCTGGCATTCATACTGCGCTCCCCGCAACCGCGTATCGCATTATTATGGCAGAACGACGATTATCAATAATTACTATTACAACAACAACCGGACTTATGTATACGGCCCGAGACGCGATGAAATCGAGCGGGTAACAAGAAGAAGCGTTTCTGTCCGCGAGATCGACGTGCGAAACCGGGGAAGGGTTGTAGTGGCCGGAAATAGCCGTGGAAACGACAGATACGACAACAGCCGCGGTTCTAATGACCGTAACAGCAGATATAGCGAATCAAATCGCCGCAGCTCGACGGTTGACGTGGGACCTGATCGGAGCAGCAGAGGCAACAATGACAGGAACAGCAGATACGAGGCTAACCGTGATGATAACAATCGCCGCGTAGAAGGCAGCGCGCCGGAAAGACGCGAAAGCCCGAACGACCGTTTCGGGAATACCCCTCGGAACTCACCTTCGGAAAGAAGTGACAGTCGCAACAATCGTGAATACGAAGCGCCGACCCGTGCGGAACGTGCTCCCGAACGCAGCATACCGGATTATGGCACGGAGAGAAGCAACAGATCAGAACGCAGTAACGAATCCGTAAACCGCAGCAGAGAATCTTATGAAGCGCCTGCATCCCGCGAAAGCCGCCAGGAAAGGGGTTCCTATGAAGCCCCTGTTCAACGCGAAAGCCGGTCAGACCGTGGCTCTGTCAATAGAGGATCTTCGGAATCAAGAGGCAGTGCTCCTAACGAACGTTCGTCTGGAGGTTCTGATAGGGGAGCGAGAAGTGGCGGAGGCGGTTCTGAGAGAAGCAGCAGAGGACCGAGATAA
- the arfB gene encoding alternative ribosome rescue aminoacyl-tRNA hydrolase ArfB, whose translation MVNPEILHNELVFQTARSGGKGGQNVNKVETKVELRFDIKNSQQLTEEQKQTLIDKLANKLTNEQVLVMYHQTERSQLANKDKVILKFDDLIKKAFTVQKNRRATRPTLASKLERLQTKQRNSSIKSLRKKAFED comes from the coding sequence ATGGTCAATCCTGAAATTCTCCACAACGAACTGGTCTTTCAAACCGCGCGCAGCGGTGGGAAAGGAGGGCAGAATGTCAATAAAGTCGAAACAAAAGTTGAATTGAGATTTGATATAAAAAATTCGCAGCAGCTGACTGAGGAACAAAAACAGACATTGATCGACAAGCTTGCTAATAAGCTCACAAATGAACAGGTCCTGGTAATGTATCACCAAACCGAACGCTCCCAGCTAGCTAATAAGGACAAAGTCATTTTGAAGTTCGACGATTTGATAAAAAAGGCTTTTACCGTGCAAAAGAACAGGCGCGCAACCCGGCCTACGCTTGCTTCCAAACTGGAAAGGCTGCAAACGAAGCAACGCAATTCCAGCATCAAATCATTAAGAAAGAAGGCCTTCGAAGATTAG
- a CDS encoding DUF6984 family protein, which translates to MSNIRPIRQNEIDLIHFLLYKLNLNPNDYPISEEVDEYEGGKMGSISLGGNVDAYDGDLIQTEYIDSDGTPVVITLTKDNQNHLLDLDFWKVDFSKLIDYPRPEQLIFSQKTA; encoded by the coding sequence ATGAGCAACATCAGGCCCATTAGACAGAACGAAATTGATCTGATCCATTTCCTGCTTTATAAACTGAACCTTAATCCCAACGACTATCCCATTAGCGAAGAGGTGGATGAATATGAAGGCGGTAAAATGGGCAGCATCAGTCTCGGAGGCAATGTGGATGCTTACGATGGCGACTTGATACAAACAGAATACATTGATAGCGACGGAACACCGGTTGTAATAACCCTCACCAAAGACAATCAAAACCATTTGCTCGATCTCGATTTCTGGAAAGTTGATTTCTCTAAACTAATCGACTATCCTCGGCCGGAACAGCTGATTTTTTCACAAAAAACTGCGTAA
- a CDS encoding DUF7133 domain-containing protein encodes MISKKPLLKPIILLGATAVVVVSCMKMSTSGSNWGNTSKTNSTAVVIKEDAATGKARAKEIREKTVVKLADGLKLDLWATDSLAPDPVAISVDDMGRVYLNRTNRQKNSEFDIRGHQNWMTASIGLQTVEERRAFLRSTFAPEKSKENSWLKDLNGDGSHDWKDLAVEKDEVWRIEDTDNDGIADISMRVLDDFFEEVSDVAGGVLVRAHDAFVAIAPDLWRLRDTNGDGVWDQKKSISHGYGVHIGFGGHGMSNPIEGPDGKIYWNIGDIGANITTAEGVKHEHPNSGIIARSNPDGSDFEIFAHGLRNTHEFVFDEYGNLISSDNDGDHPGESERLVHVVEGSDAGWRSNWQYGKYTDPKNNGYKVWMEEKLYKPRWDGQAAYIIPPIQNFHNGPTGMQYNPGTALGSAWKNKFFLVEFVGNPARSPIWAFGLKPKGASFVLDGEKNILNGILPTGIRFGPDGALYVADWINGWDTKNYGRVWRLDVSDDKNDLKEVRTLTKRLMQLDYAKQTDDMLYSLLENADMRIRQKAQFELATRGAKGAAVLSKAIAQTGNQLQRIHGIWGMGQLAREDKAYANVLMTLLKDKDEEIAVQAAKVLGDAKIAEAGPMLMPMLSSKNPRMQFFGAQALGRIADKQAVQPLLAMIKTNDDQDVYLRHAAVLALSRIGEVEPIVALSSSPEKSLRTAAVLVLRRLRSEKISVFLQDKDEYIVTEAARGINDDLSITPALPALANLLKDKKFTSEPLLRRAINAALRVGTNDQLDNLIAFSQRKDVDKSVRTEALAALGTWASPSVMDRVDGRYRGVITRDPTLVKSKVQPVVAELLNDEDAETLIAAAQMVTNLGMSENNAALAKILSTHKNAKVRTAMLVALNALKYSDMETAMKLGMTDTDADVRTAALGMAGSVNMSKEALADISKSIFEKGSVREQQQMLRVLGTIPVAKTEGIFEDLIGKMNDKKLPQSLALDLSEAVDSTKSSALIAKLAPFRTTGMTAADFQDALLGGNAQLGRRYFMTNSAAECVRCHSIGGQGGEVGPNLSNIGNVLSREQILQALIEPSARLSPGFGMVMLTLKDGTSAAGILAQESDHELVLKTSEAEPLKIATARIAKRENVPSSMPPMGTVMTKREIRDVVEFLSNLKSGK; translated from the coding sequence ATGATTTCCAAAAAACCTTTACTAAAACCAATAATCCTGCTGGGGGCGACTGCTGTTGTGGTTGTTTCTTGTATGAAAATGTCAACTTCCGGCTCGAATTGGGGCAATACATCCAAGACGAACAGCACGGCAGTTGTGATTAAAGAAGATGCCGCTACGGGCAAGGCACGCGCGAAAGAGATTCGTGAAAAAACAGTCGTAAAACTGGCCGACGGTCTCAAACTCGACCTTTGGGCCACTGATTCCCTGGCGCCCGACCCGGTTGCCATTTCGGTGGATGACATGGGGCGCGTTTATCTGAACCGTACAAATCGCCAGAAAAACTCTGAATTTGACATTCGCGGCCATCAAAATTGGATGACTGCTTCCATTGGTTTACAAACCGTTGAAGAGCGCCGTGCTTTCCTGCGTAGCACATTTGCACCTGAAAAGAGCAAAGAAAATAGCTGGCTTAAAGACCTTAACGGCGACGGAAGCCATGACTGGAAAGATCTGGCCGTTGAAAAAGATGAAGTTTGGCGGATAGAAGACACAGATAATGATGGCATCGCAGACATTTCAATGCGCGTTCTGGACGACTTTTTTGAAGAAGTTTCTGATGTCGCCGGCGGTGTGCTTGTGCGTGCGCATGATGCTTTCGTTGCCATAGCGCCCGACCTGTGGAGGTTGAGAGATACAAATGGTGATGGTGTTTGGGATCAGAAAAAATCGATCAGCCACGGTTATGGCGTGCATATCGGCTTTGGTGGACACGGCATGTCAAACCCGATTGAAGGCCCGGACGGAAAAATTTACTGGAACATTGGTGACATTGGGGCTAACATTACAACTGCCGAAGGTGTAAAACATGAGCATCCCAACTCGGGGATTATCGCGCGTTCCAATCCGGATGGAAGTGATTTCGAGATTTTCGCACACGGTTTGAGAAATACCCACGAATTTGTTTTTGACGAATACGGAAACCTGATCAGCTCGGATAATGACGGTGATCACCCTGGCGAAAGTGAAAGACTTGTGCACGTTGTGGAAGGCTCTGACGCAGGTTGGAGATCCAACTGGCAGTACGGAAAATATACAGATCCTAAAAACAACGGTTATAAGGTTTGGATGGAAGAAAAGCTTTACAAACCACGTTGGGACGGCCAGGCGGCATACATTATCCCGCCTATCCAGAATTTTCACAATGGCCCGACGGGTATGCAGTACAATCCCGGAACAGCATTGGGGTCGGCTTGGAAGAATAAGTTTTTCCTTGTTGAGTTCGTAGGAAATCCGGCTCGTTCGCCGATTTGGGCATTTGGTTTAAAGCCAAAAGGAGCATCATTTGTATTGGATGGCGAGAAGAACATTCTTAACGGCATTTTGCCAACAGGCATCCGTTTTGGTCCGGACGGCGCGCTGTATGTGGCTGACTGGATCAATGGTTGGGATACAAAAAATTACGGCCGCGTTTGGCGACTGGATGTTAGTGATGATAAAAATGATTTGAAAGAGGTCAGAACATTGACCAAACGCCTGATGCAGCTCGATTACGCCAAGCAAACGGACGATATGCTGTATTCTTTGCTAGAAAATGCTGATATGCGCATTCGTCAAAAGGCACAATTTGAATTGGCAACGCGCGGAGCAAAAGGTGCGGCAGTCCTTAGCAAAGCCATTGCACAAACCGGTAACCAACTGCAAAGAATCCACGGAATTTGGGGCATGGGCCAATTGGCAAGAGAAGATAAGGCTTATGCCAATGTGCTGATGACTTTATTGAAAGACAAAGATGAAGAAATCGCGGTGCAAGCAGCAAAAGTGCTGGGTGATGCCAAAATCGCTGAGGCTGGACCTATGTTGATGCCAATGCTGTCTTCAAAAAACCCGCGTATGCAGTTTTTCGGAGCACAGGCGCTAGGCCGCATTGCTGACAAGCAGGCTGTTCAGCCGCTTTTGGCCATGATAAAAACCAATGATGATCAGGATGTTTATCTGAGACATGCAGCAGTGCTTGCATTGTCGCGCATCGGCGAAGTTGAGCCGATTGTTGCACTGTCTTCCAGCCCGGAAAAGTCACTTAGAACGGCTGCCGTGCTTGTTTTGAGAAGATTAAGAAGTGAAAAAATCAGCGTGTTTTTGCAGGATAAGGATGAATACATTGTGACCGAAGCGGCGCGGGGCATTAATGATGACTTGTCCATCACACCGGCACTTCCGGCTTTGGCCAATTTACTGAAAGACAAGAAATTCACCTCTGAACCGCTATTAAGAAGGGCTATCAATGCTGCTCTGCGCGTTGGAACAAACGATCAGCTGGATAACCTCATTGCTTTTTCACAAAGAAAGGATGTTGATAAAAGCGTTCGTACAGAAGCGCTGGCGGCACTAGGAACGTGGGCGAGCCCGTCTGTGATGGACCGTGTGGACGGTCGTTACCGGGGCGTTATCACGCGCGACCCGACGCTTGTAAAATCGAAAGTTCAACCGGTGGTTGCGGAATTATTAAATGATGAAGACGCTGAAACATTGATCGCGGCGGCACAAATGGTGACCAATCTGGGCATGTCGGAAAACAATGCAGCTTTGGCAAAAATCCTCAGCACGCACAAAAATGCAAAAGTGCGCACTGCGATGCTTGTAGCATTGAATGCACTGAAATATTCGGATATGGAAACGGCTATGAAGCTTGGGATGACCGACACAGATGCCGATGTACGGACGGCCGCATTGGGAATGGCCGGAAGTGTGAATATGTCGAAAGAAGCGCTGGCTGACATTTCCAAAAGTATTTTTGAGAAGGGCAGTGTGCGCGAACAACAGCAAATGCTACGCGTGCTGGGCACGATCCCTGTTGCTAAAACGGAAGGAATTTTTGAAGATCTGATTGGCAAAATGAATGATAAAAAATTGCCGCAGAGCCTTGCGCTGGATCTTTCAGAAGCTGTGGATTCAACCAAATCCAGCGCACTGATTGCGAAACTGGCACCATTCAGAACAACCGGAATGACTGCCGCTGACTTTCAGGATGCACTTTTGGGAGGAAATGCGCAGCTAGGCCGCAGATATTTTATGACAAATTCAGCAGCGGAATGTGTTCGTTGTCACTCCATCGGAGGCCAGGGAGGTGAAGTTGGGCCTAACCTTTCCAACATTGGCAATGTGCTTTCCAGGGAACAAATATTACAGGCGTTGATCGAACCAAGCGCACGACTTTCGCCAGGCTTCGGAATGGTAATGCTGACACTCAAAGACGGCACCTCCGCTGCGGGGATCCTCGCCCAGGAAAGCGATCATGAACTGGTTTTGAAAACCTCAGAAGCCGAACCATTAAAAATCGCAACCGCCCGGATTGCCAAACGAGAAAACGTCCCATCCAGCATGCCGCCCATGGGGACGGTCATGACGAAACGAGAAATCAGGGACGTGGTTGAGTTTTTATCAAATTTGAAAAGCGGAAAATAG